A single region of the Hyphomicrobiales bacterium genome encodes:
- a CDS encoding N-methylhydantoinase A, producing the protein MNAPIMNAPVKNREGRIVGVDVGGTFTDLFFYDEPAKAFRTAKVPSNRGDEAVGFLSGLKVFGAIADLTSVVHGTTVGTNALLERKGARCGLITTRGFRDVLEMRRRDRRHTWGLWGDFVPVIDRDLRLEVSERTLADGTIREALDENAVREAAKQLVAAGCEALAIVFVNAYANPENELKALAAASEVWPNGNIACSAQILPEIREFERTSTTALNAYLQPVVGSYLKKLDDALQSEGFGGRFHIVQSNGGVMSTETARRLPVRTALSGPAAGVIAAAAISEAAGFPNVITGDLGGTSFDVSLVVGGKTALAAQTTIDFGLVIRTPMIEITTIGAGGGSIAHVDAGGMLQVGPESAGSRPGPVCYGQGNTRPTLTDANVVLGRINSDRPIGGMLKRLDVEAARAAIDEHVAKPLGLDVMVAAEAIVRIADAKMAGAIRLVSIERGHDPAKFAAVPFGGGGALHVGALIKDVGLKAALVPRYPGVTSALGCVIADIRHDQVQTVNLSLEGIDAAALDKRMVAEASEAQAVVEAAGLAVDRIDVLFELDMHYVGQTHTVSVPLPVTIANGTTGVSEAVIRAAFEEAYRNSFSRLLNGVPARIVNLRTAAIGRRPRFDLAALRPSGDASLDKARLGSRQVWFDGAWHEAAIYARLDLPVGTVVRGPAILEQPDATTVVDPDLTARIDDYGNVIVERAS; encoded by the coding sequence ATGAACGCGCCTATCATGAACGCGCCGGTCAAGAATCGTGAGGGACGCATCGTCGGCGTCGACGTGGGCGGAACCTTCACGGATCTGTTCTTCTACGACGAGCCGGCCAAGGCCTTCCGCACGGCCAAGGTGCCCTCCAACCGCGGCGACGAGGCGGTCGGCTTCCTCAGCGGTCTTAAGGTTTTCGGCGCGATCGCCGATCTCACGTCCGTCGTGCACGGGACCACTGTCGGCACCAATGCGCTCCTGGAGCGCAAGGGCGCGCGCTGCGGGCTCATCACCACGAGGGGCTTCCGCGACGTGCTGGAAATGCGCCGCCGCGACCGGCGCCACACCTGGGGCCTGTGGGGCGACTTCGTCCCTGTGATCGACCGTGACTTGAGGCTCGAAGTTTCCGAGCGCACGCTGGCCGACGGCACCATCCGCGAGGCGCTGGACGAGAACGCCGTGCGCGAGGCGGCGAAGCAGCTTGTGGCAGCAGGTTGCGAGGCGCTCGCCATCGTCTTCGTCAATGCCTATGCCAACCCCGAGAATGAACTGAAGGCGCTTGCCGCGGCTTCCGAGGTCTGGCCGAACGGCAACATTGCCTGCTCTGCCCAAATCCTGCCGGAGATCCGCGAGTTCGAGCGCACGTCCACGACAGCGCTCAACGCCTATCTGCAGCCGGTGGTCGGCAGTTACCTCAAGAAGCTCGATGACGCCCTGCAATCAGAGGGCTTTGGCGGGCGCTTCCACATCGTGCAGTCGAACGGCGGCGTCATGTCGACCGAGACGGCGCGCCGCCTGCCCGTGCGCACCGCGCTTTCCGGCCCGGCGGCCGGTGTCATCGCGGCAGCCGCGATCTCGGAAGCGGCCGGCTTCCCCAATGTCATCACCGGTGACCTCGGCGGCACGTCCTTCGATGTCTCGCTGGTCGTCGGCGGCAAGACCGCGCTCGCGGCCCAGACCACCATCGATTTCGGCCTCGTGATCCGCACGCCGATGATCGAGATCACCACCATCGGTGCCGGCGGCGGCTCCATCGCCCATGTCGACGCGGGCGGCATGCTGCAGGTCGGTCCGGAAAGCGCCGGTTCGCGGCCCGGTCCCGTCTGCTACGGGCAGGGCAACACCCGCCCGACCCTGACCGACGCCAATGTCGTGCTCGGGCGCATCAATTCCGACCGGCCGATCGGTGGCATGCTGAAACGTCTCGACGTCGAGGCGGCACGCGCGGCGATCGACGAGCATGTGGCCAAGCCCCTCGGCCTTGATGTGATGGTGGCCGCTGAGGCGATCGTCCGCATCGCCGACGCCAAAATGGCTGGCGCCATCCGCCTCGTCTCCATCGAGCGCGGGCATGATCCGGCCAAGTTCGCGGCCGTGCCCTTCGGCGGTGGCGGTGCACTCCATGTCGGCGCGCTGATCAAGGACGTCGGCCTCAAGGCAGCGCTCGTGCCGCGCTATCCCGGCGTCACTTCGGCGCTCGGCTGCGTCATCGCCGATATCCGGCATGACCAGGTGCAGACTGTGAACCTGAGCCTCGAAGGCATTGACGCCGCCGCGCTGGACAAGCGGATGGTCGCCGAGGCGAGCGAGGCGCAGGCCGTCGTCGAGGCGGCGGGCCTCGCGGTCGATCGCATCGACGTGCTGTTCGAGCTCGACATGCACTATGTCGGCCAGACGCACACCGTGTCGGTGCCGCTGCCGGTGACGATCGCGAACGGCACCACGGGCGTCAGCGAGGCGGTGATCCGCGCGGCGTTCGAGGAGGCCTATCGCAACTCGTTCAGCCGCCTCCTGAACGGCGTGCCGGCGCGCATCGTCAACCTGCGCACCGCCGCCATCGGCCGTCGTCCGCGCTTCGACCTCGCGGCGCTCCGGCCGAGCGGCGACGCGAGCCTCGACAAGGCACGGCTCGGCTCCCGCCAGGTGTGGTTCGACGGCGCCTGGCACGAGGCCGCGATCTACGCCCGCCTCGACCTGCCGGTCGGCACCGTGGTGCGCGGTCCAGCCATCCTGGAGCAGCCCGACGCGACGACCGTGGTCGATCCCGACCTCACGGCGCGCATCGACGATTACGGCAACGTCATTGTGGAGCGCGCATCATGA
- a CDS encoding Nicotinamidase/isochorismatase family protein — MSHADIPLSKTALLTVDLQNDFIHPDGAYGRAGQGAPEIAALPARIKPLADLLRERGGWFVSTQFTLVPAKGGEPLISPHLKELRPFLKKGDFLPGAWGHSLVDELQPADLTVEKIAYSAFYMTRMEWVLRKCGIEKLIIGGIVTNGGVASTVRDSHVRDFSTVVLSDGSAAFNTATHDTAIAALKPVCRVATIAEMIDEIAAA; from the coding sequence ATGAGCCACGCGGATATTCCGCTGTCGAAGACGGCCCTGCTGACGGTCGATCTCCAGAACGACTTCATCCATCCGGACGGGGCCTATGGCCGGGCCGGCCAGGGCGCGCCCGAGATCGCGGCGCTGCCGGCGCGCATCAAGCCGCTGGCGGATCTCCTGCGCGAGAGGGGCGGCTGGTTCGTCTCCACGCAGTTCACGCTTGTGCCGGCCAAGGGCGGCGAACCCCTGATCTCGCCGCATCTGAAGGAGCTGCGCCCCTTCCTCAAGAAGGGCGACTTCTTGCCCGGCGCCTGGGGCCACAGCCTTGTGGACGAGTTGCAGCCGGCGGATCTCACGGTCGAGAAGATCGCCTATTCCGCGTTCTACATGACGCGGATGGAGTGGGTGCTGCGCAAATGCGGCATCGAGAAGCTCATCATCGGCGGCATCGTCACGAATGGCGGCGTCGCCTCCACGGTGCGGGATTCGCATGTGCGCGATTTCTCCACGGTGGTGCTGTCGGACGGATCGGCCGCCTTCAACACGGCAACCCATGACACGGCCATCGCCGCGCTGAAGCCGGTGTGCCGTGTCGCGACCATCGCCGAGATGATCGACGAGATCGCGGCCGCCTGA
- a CDS encoding Phenylpyruvate tautomerase PptA (4-oxalocrotonate tautomerase family) has translation MPVVETTVIEGYDAATKSRLLKGMTRVVRSVMAAPPDGVVTILREVSPSAYARGGVSRVPGPPLPPATEVAAQLAEALAKGDVKAASALVTEDFIAVDSEGRSTGLTEALAAAQALAKRYESFVEALTDDGSLVFAHGTLASGKRFIDRFRLAGPVIAEQVSW, from the coding sequence ATGCCCGTCGTCGAAACAACCGTCATCGAAGGCTATGACGCCGCCACCAAGTCGCGGCTCCTGAAGGGCATGACGCGCGTCGTGCGCTCCGTGATGGCCGCCCCGCCGGATGGCGTCGTCACCATCCTGCGCGAGGTCTCGCCCAGCGCCTACGCCCGTGGGGGCGTCTCGCGCGTGCCCGGGCCGCCGCTGCCGCCGGCAACCGAAGTGGCGGCGCAGCTCGCGGAAGCTCTCGCGAAGGGCGACGTGAAAGCGGCGTCGGCGTTGGTGACCGAGGATTTCATCGCAGTCGACAGCGAGGGGCGCAGCACGGGCCTCACCGAAGCCCTGGCCGCCGCGCAGGCCTTGGCCAAGCGCTACGAAAGCTTTGTGGAAGCGCTGACGGATGACGGCAGCCTCGTCTTCGCCCACGGCACACTCGCCAGCGGCAAACGCTTCATCGATCGCTTCCGGCTGGCCGGGCCGGTGATCGCCGAACAGGTGAGCTGGTAA
- a CDS encoding Fumarate reductase flavoprotein subunit yields MAQVRPAGEATASTMADVVVIGAGAAGLCAALAARDAGASVIVLERDAAPSGNTALTLGMLPGAGTRFQREKGIEDSPELFLADIMKKAKGRTDEALARAVTAASGPAVEWLVDTHGLSFELLDDILYPGHSRHRYHVPKSRTGTEMEEGLLAAARKAGATLITSATVETLYADADRRVTAVGYRDADGAEQVIGCRALVLATGGYGADPAVVARHIPEMAEAVYCGHDGSQGESLDWGAALGAEAVDLGSYQGHCVANGPKLPLTWALVIRGGFQVNRDGERFSNEMSGYSEQASAVLAQPEGTAWTIYDRRCEEPALTFQDYHRVLEKDAVVTAETVGELADAIGVPRAALEARFAEVASYAAGETSDPFGRDFTDNPPLRAPYLAAKVRGALFHTQGGLAVDGEARVLGRDGARLPNLFAAGGVARGLSGPSSWGYLGGNGLLTAVVLGRFAGAGAARITS; encoded by the coding sequence ATGGCGCAGGTTCGCCCCGCCGGCGAGGCCACGGCCTCCACAATGGCTGATGTGGTCGTCATCGGTGCCGGCGCGGCCGGACTGTGCGCGGCCCTGGCGGCCCGCGACGCCGGCGCCTCGGTGATCGTGCTGGAGCGCGACGCGGCGCCTTCCGGCAACACCGCGCTGACGCTCGGCATGCTGCCGGGCGCCGGCACCCGTTTCCAGCGCGAGAAGGGCATCGAGGACAGTCCCGAACTCTTTCTCGCGGACATCATGAAGAAGGCCAAGGGCCGGACCGACGAGGCGCTGGCGCGGGCCGTCACCGCGGCATCCGGACCTGCCGTGGAATGGCTGGTCGACACCCACGGCCTCAGTTTCGAACTGCTCGACGATATCCTCTATCCCGGCCATTCCCGCCATCGCTACCATGTGCCGAAGAGCCGGACAGGCACTGAGATGGAGGAGGGGTTGCTGGCGGCCGCGCGCAAGGCCGGCGCGACCCTCATCACCTCAGCGACGGTCGAGACGCTCTATGCCGACGCCGATCGCCGCGTAACGGCCGTGGGCTACCGCGACGCCGACGGGGCCGAGCAGGTCATCGGCTGTCGCGCGCTGGTGCTGGCGACGGGCGGCTATGGCGCCGATCCCGCCGTTGTTGCCCGGCACATCCCCGAGATGGCCGAGGCCGTCTATTGCGGCCACGACGGTAGCCAGGGCGAGTCCCTCGATTGGGGCGCGGCTCTGGGCGCCGAGGCCGTGGATCTCGGCAGTTATCAGGGCCACTGCGTCGCCAACGGCCCAAAGCTGCCCCTGACATGGGCGCTCGTGATCCGTGGCGGCTTCCAGGTGAACCGCGACGGCGAACGTTTCTCGAACGAGATGAGCGGCTATTCCGAGCAGGCCTCCGCCGTGCTCGCCCAGCCCGAGGGCACGGCCTGGACGATCTACGACCGGCGTTGCGAGGAGCCGGCGCTGACCTTCCAGGACTATCATCGCGTGCTGGAAAAAGACGCCGTCGTGACCGCCGAAACCGTGGGCGAACTGGCTGACGCCATCGGCGTGCCGCGGGCGGCCCTCGAAGCGCGTTTCGCTGAGGTGGCTTCTTATGCGGCGGGTGAGACATCGGACCCCTTCGGCCGCGACTTCACGGATAATCCGCCGCTCCGGGCGCCCTATCTCGCGGCGAAAGTGCGAGGCGCGCTCTTTCACACCCAGGGCGGGCTCGCCGTCGACGGGGAAGCGCGCGTGCTCGGCCGCGACGGCGCGCGCCTGCCCAATCTCTTCGCCGCCGGCGGTGTCGCCCGTGGCCTCTCCGGCCCCTCATCCTGGGGCTATCTCGGCGGCAACGGCCTTCTGACCGCTGTCGTGCTCGGCCGCTTCGCGGGCGCGGGCGCGGCGCGGATCACGTCATAA
- a CDS encoding Hydantoin racemase, whose protein sequence is MARVLVIVPFPMDADNLEKRKAQLSAVKLGPDIAFDFKPVRIAPVNYVSQQDSVLADVGMLEAGLQAEADGYDAVCIDTVSDSGMAQLRSVLNIPVIGAGRHAMLTALMLGDRFSILAMWDRWRHLYAKTLAELGLGAKCASVRSAGLQPNNQSLLAGKEDEFFPALYEAAMRCVEEDGADVIILGSTTMHEAHAYLAERLPVPIINPGPLTYRLAETAIRLKLSHSRITFPSPVTPATARLAAMGDAAATV, encoded by the coding sequence ATGGCCAGGGTACTGGTGATCGTGCCGTTTCCGATGGATGCGGACAATCTCGAAAAGCGCAAGGCGCAGCTCTCCGCCGTCAAGCTCGGCCCCGACATCGCGTTCGACTTCAAGCCGGTGCGCATCGCGCCCGTCAACTACGTCAGCCAGCAGGATTCCGTGCTCGCCGATGTCGGTATGCTTGAAGCGGGCCTTCAGGCCGAGGCCGACGGCTACGATGCGGTCTGCATCGACACCGTCAGCGATTCCGGCATGGCGCAGCTGCGCTCGGTGCTCAACATCCCTGTCATCGGCGCGGGCCGCCATGCCATGCTCACGGCGCTCATGCTGGGCGATCGCTTCTCCATCCTCGCTATGTGGGACCGCTGGCGTCACCTCTATGCCAAGACGCTGGCCGAGCTCGGCCTCGGCGCGAAATGCGCCTCGGTGCGCTCCGCCGGGCTGCAGCCCAACAACCAGAGCCTGCTCGCCGGCAAGGAGGACGAGTTCTTCCCAGCGCTCTACGAGGCGGCGATGCGCTGCGTGGAAGAGGACGGCGCGGATGTCATCATCCTCGGCTCGACCACCATGCACGAGGCGCACGCCTATCTCGCCGAGCGCCTGCCTGTGCCCATCATCAATCCGGGTCCGCTGACCTACCGCCTGGCCGAGACTGCGATCCGGCTGAAGCTCAGCCACAGCCGCATCACCTTCCCATCGCCGGTTACGCCGGCAACCGCGCGCCTCGCCGCCATGGGCGATGCCGCAGCGACCGTTTGA
- a CDS encoding Allantoin racemase — translation MSRILMIVAADRAAPLSGEAKVELRVAPGIPAAPISAHDWTLADLAVLAAGQNAETEGFSAVCVGEFGDFGANALRSVLDIPVVAAGRSAMLYALTLGARFGIIAPPSGYTRAKKLVQEYGLSTQCTGVRAYAETATEGAILTAAKVAIEEDGAEVLVLGEPVSPEMAARLAAALPVPLVEPASLAVMLAEGFLGLGLGQSRRTYPVPQARKPELIAKLIAAGEGA, via the coding sequence ATGTCCCGCATCCTGATGATTGTCGCCGCCGATCGCGCCGCCCCCCTCAGCGGTGAGGCCAAGGTCGAGCTCCGTGTCGCGCCGGGCATCCCGGCTGCTCCGATCAGCGCCCATGACTGGACCCTTGCCGATTTGGCCGTGCTCGCCGCTGGGCAGAATGCGGAGACGGAAGGTTTCAGCGCGGTCTGCGTCGGTGAATTCGGCGATTTCGGCGCCAACGCGCTCCGTTCCGTGCTCGACATTCCCGTTGTGGCCGCCGGTCGCAGCGCCATGCTTTACGCGCTGACGCTCGGCGCGCGCTTCGGCATCATCGCGCCGCCGTCCGGCTATACTCGCGCCAAGAAGCTCGTGCAGGAATATGGCCTGAGCACCCAGTGCACCGGTGTGCGGGCCTATGCGGAGACGGCGACCGAAGGCGCGATCCTCACCGCCGCCAAGGTCGCGATCGAGGAGGACGGCGCCGAGGTGCTCGTGCTTGGGGAGCCCGTGTCCCCCGAGATGGCGGCGCGGCTCGCGGCGGCGTTGCCCGTGCCGCTGGTGGAGCCCGCCTCGCTCGCCGTGATGCTGGCGGAAGGCTTCCTCGGCCTCGGACTTGGCCAGAGCCGCCGCACCTATCCGGTGCCGCAAGCCCGCAAGCCGGAACTCATTGCCAAGCTCATTGCGGCGGGAGAGGGCGCGTGA
- a CDS encoding conserved hypothetical protein (Evidence 4 : Unknown function but conserved in other organisms): protein MTALNNQLQPVMTEPSDEARALAALALSLKLADVPAEVLHHAKLILRDTLGVMLGGSQLPEIRNLARLAPMLAPGKASLFGTDLTAASHVAALVNGAGGVSLELDEGNQFAVNHPGMHIIPGLWALAEEEGASGAAFLEAVITGYEIAVRIGRATKLRGPVHPFGTHAIVGTAVGAARLMGFDEAMTARTIELAAGLPIASSQMAANTGASVRNLFTGFTNHNGLLAPRFVRAGFCGEPGALSSVFGAILGERFALDVEPRFTEFFLTRNYFKIYACSRWNHAPIEAARDIRVTHGVKSSDIASVTVHTYDPATRLGGDTVANAYAAKHSIAFNVAVQVMHGSNDADVYTDAIVRDPAMVALIGKVAVKEDTDLTALLPGVRAARVEITLNSGQTYSARSDVPIGGFDNPLPEAELRAKFRRLAGLALPEEAIDSLERRIAGLETAERIEAI, encoded by the coding sequence GTGACAGCGCTTAACAACCAGCTCCAACCTGTCATGACGGAGCCGTCGGATGAGGCGAGGGCGCTCGCCGCTCTCGCCCTGTCGCTGAAGCTCGCGGACGTGCCCGCCGAGGTCCTCCATCACGCCAAGCTCATCCTGCGCGATACGCTGGGGGTCATGCTCGGCGGATCGCAGCTGCCGGAAATCCGCAACCTGGCGCGGCTGGCGCCAATGCTTGCCCCCGGCAAGGCCTCCCTGTTCGGGACCGACTTGACGGCCGCGAGCCATGTCGCGGCGCTGGTGAATGGCGCGGGTGGCGTCTCGCTGGAGCTCGACGAGGGCAACCAGTTCGCCGTCAACCATCCGGGCATGCATATCATTCCGGGTCTCTGGGCTCTGGCGGAAGAGGAAGGAGCGTCCGGCGCGGCCTTTCTCGAGGCTGTGATCACCGGCTACGAGATTGCCGTGCGTATCGGCCGCGCGACGAAGCTGCGCGGCCCTGTGCATCCCTTCGGCACCCATGCCATCGTCGGCACGGCCGTCGGCGCCGCGCGGCTGATGGGCTTCGACGAGGCGATGACGGCGCGCACCATCGAGCTGGCGGCGGGCCTGCCCATCGCCTCCTCGCAGATGGCGGCGAACACCGGTGCCTCGGTGCGCAACCTGTTCACCGGCTTCACTAACCATAACGGGTTGCTCGCGCCGCGCTTCGTGCGCGCCGGCTTCTGCGGTGAACCGGGGGCGCTGTCGAGCGTCTTCGGCGCCATCCTCGGCGAGCGCTTCGCACTCGATGTCGAGCCGCGCTTCACCGAATTCTTCCTGACGCGCAATTATTTCAAGATCTACGCCTGCAGCCGCTGGAACCATGCGCCGATCGAGGCCGCGCGCGATATCCGCGTCACCCACGGCGTGAAGTCGTCTGATATCGCGTCGGTGACGGTGCATACCTACGATCCGGCGACGCGCCTTGGCGGCGACACAGTCGCGAATGCTTATGCGGCTAAGCATTCAATTGCCTTCAACGTGGCCGTGCAGGTCATGCACGGCAGCAACGATGCCGATGTCTACACCGACGCCATCGTGCGGGATCCGGCGATGGTGGCGCTGATCGGCAAGGTCGCCGTCAAGGAGGATACGGATCTGACGGCGCTCCTGCCCGGAGTGCGCGCGGCGCGCGTTGAAATCACGCTCAATTCCGGTCAAACCTATTCGGCTCGGTCCGACGTGCCGATCGGCGGGTTTGACAATCCGCTTCCCGAAGCGGAGCTCCGCGCCAAGTTCCGTCGCCTCGCGGGCCTCGCCTTGCCGGAGGAGGCGATCGACAGTCTGGAGCGCAGGATCGCCGGTCTGGAGACGGCTGAGCGGATCGAGGCGATCTGA
- a CDS encoding Chromosome partitioning protein ParB, translated as MFSKLNPSVSTSPASQFLPGPAPMLGWIATEKLVIDDAYQREVGRRGRLNIQYIAEYFDWSKFAPVIVAPVAGGLFAIVDGQHRTTAAMVRGLAEVPCQIVQADRAQQAAAYAAVNGNVTKTTPQQLYHARLAAGDKRATELAQICAAAGVEILKRNMVAAQLKSGQTQAVGAIARCLARYGRNTLITALQCITQTADGNAGFLRATIIEGLCEALGGTSWCEAGEALLRAMDDFSFPDMWGEVTDGRDKIFPATVSRLVAARISAHLVARCP; from the coding sequence ATGTTTAGTAAACTTAACCCCTCTGTCAGCACTTCGCCAGCATCGCAATTCTTGCCCGGTCCGGCGCCTATGTTGGGGTGGATTGCAACGGAGAAGCTTGTTATCGATGACGCATATCAAAGAGAAGTTGGTCGTCGTGGACGGCTGAATATTCAATATATTGCCGAGTATTTCGATTGGTCAAAATTTGCTCCTGTTATTGTTGCGCCAGTCGCGGGTGGACTTTTCGCAATTGTTGATGGCCAACACCGAACGACAGCTGCTATGGTGAGGGGACTTGCTGAGGTGCCATGTCAAATCGTGCAAGCAGATCGTGCACAGCAAGCTGCCGCATATGCAGCCGTTAATGGCAACGTCACAAAGACGACGCCACAACAATTATATCATGCGCGTCTAGCGGCTGGAGACAAGCGTGCGACAGAATTGGCGCAGATCTGCGCGGCCGCCGGTGTCGAAATTCTTAAACGTAACATGGTGGCGGCACAGTTGAAATCTGGACAGACGCAAGCGGTAGGCGCGATTGCACGATGCCTCGCGCGTTATGGTCGCAATACTCTGATCACTGCCTTGCAGTGTATCACACAAACCGCAGACGGGAACGCTGGATTTCTTCGCGCCACAATTATTGAGGGCCTTTGTGAAGCTCTCGGTGGGACATCTTGGTGTGAAGCGGGTGAGGCGCTACTCCGTGCCATGGATGACTTCTCATTTCCCGATATGTGGGGGGAGGTGACCGATGGCCGTGACAAGATCTTTCCAGCGACAGTTAGCCGGCTGGTCGCGGCGAGAATTTCGGCGCACTTAGTGGCGCGTTGTCCGTAA
- a CDS encoding Quercetin dioxygenase-like cupin family protein: protein MDITRSGSQPSGKGPEAYFTGAVRIDPLLSPPEPARVAGALVTFEPGARTAWHTHPLGQTLIVVSGCGWAQREGGPIEEIRPGDVVWFPPGEKHWHGATPTTAMSHIAIQEKLNGSPVDWMEHVTDAQYRK from the coding sequence ATGGACATCACACGGAGCGGGTCTCAGCCGTCCGGAAAGGGGCCGGAGGCTTATTTCACGGGAGCGGTTCGCATCGATCCGCTGCTTAGTCCGCCGGAACCGGCGCGTGTCGCGGGTGCGCTGGTCACGTTCGAGCCCGGCGCGCGGACGGCCTGGCATACGCATCCGCTCGGGCAGACGCTGATCGTCGTGTCCGGCTGCGGCTGGGCGCAGCGTGAGGGTGGGCCGATCGAGGAGATACGGCCGGGCGACGTGGTCTGGTTCCCGCCCGGCGAAAAGCACTGGCACGGTGCCACGCCGACGACGGCCATGAGCCACATCGCCATCCAGGAGAAGCTCAATGGCTCGCCTGTGGACTGGATGGAGCACGTCACCGACGCGCAATACCGGAAGTAG
- a CDS encoding LacI family transcriptional regulator: MPEDVSLATVAARAGVSVSTVSRIVNGETRRASAATVARVRAAIEAVGYRPNPVGRALRRRQSQVVGMLVANLDNPAMATIASSTEAALRSAGYVMMLCDTHDRADLQDDYLRALRAQLVRGFVMVASVPSKGLAELSAAGAPMVFVTRRAPAGRGPFVGIDDYGAGAAVADRFVDEGRRAPAVAFPQHGSSATRDRVSGFLDRLAERGHLPAAVIRAEGAGLSHLQVGYEAAEQIFSADAMPDAILCVSDQIAYGVRRRALERGLDVPRDCSLVSIDGSPLNKWVAPWLVSVEIPYAAYGQEVLASLDDIWADAPARDRLLPYRF, translated from the coding sequence ATGCCGGAAGACGTTTCACTCGCGACCGTCGCGGCCCGAGCCGGCGTGTCGGTCTCCACCGTCTCGCGGATCGTAAACGGCGAAACACGGCGGGCATCGGCTGCGACAGTTGCGCGAGTCCGCGCCGCCATCGAGGCCGTCGGCTACCGGCCCAATCCCGTTGGCCGTGCGCTGCGGCGACGTCAGAGCCAGGTCGTCGGGATGCTCGTCGCCAATCTCGACAATCCGGCGATGGCCACCATCGCCTCATCGACCGAGGCGGCGTTGCGAAGCGCCGGCTATGTCATGATGCTGTGTGACACCCACGACCGCGCCGATCTGCAGGACGACTATCTCCGCGCGTTGCGGGCGCAGCTCGTTCGCGGCTTCGTCATGGTGGCGTCGGTGCCGAGCAAGGGGTTGGCGGAACTGTCCGCAGCCGGTGCGCCGATGGTCTTCGTGACCCGCCGAGCCCCGGCCGGCCGAGGCCCTTTCGTCGGGATAGACGACTACGGCGCGGGCGCGGCCGTCGCGGATCGCTTCGTCGACGAGGGCCGGCGTGCACCGGCGGTGGCCTTTCCCCAGCACGGCTCCTCCGCGACGCGGGACCGGGTGTCCGGCTTCCTCGATCGGCTGGCAGAACGGGGCCACTTGCCCGCTGCGGTGATCCGGGCGGAAGGGGCGGGATTATCGCATCTGCAGGTGGGCTATGAAGCCGCGGAGCAGATCTTCTCGGCCGACGCGATGCCGGACGCGATCCTCTGCGTGAGCGACCAGATCGCCTATGGCGTGCGCCGGCGCGCGCTTGAACGCGGGCTGGACGTTCCCCGCGACTGCTCCCTCGTCAGTATAGACGGGAGCCCCCTCAACAAATGGGTCGCGCCCTGGCTGGTCTCGGTGGAAATCCCCTATGCCGCCTATGGGCAGGAGGTGCTTGCCAGCCTCGACGACATCTGGGCGGACGCACCGGCCAGGGACCGCCTGCTGCCCTATCGCTTCTGA
- a CDS encoding exported hypothetical protein (Evidence 5 : Unknown function), with protein sequence MLRALLLTLIAIWQTFAKPVNGSFAHSTSAGMDETTEP encoded by the coding sequence ATGCTTCGGGCCCTTCTTTTGACCCTTATTGCCATTTGGCAAACGTTTGCCAAACCTGTCAATGGCTCCTTTGCACACTCGACAAGCGCCGGCATGGATGAAACAACAGAACCCTAG
- a CDS encoding exported hypothetical protein (Evidence 5 : Unknown function), with protein MRVFKSLTLALLSAAAVVGAAQAQTATLRMTWYSDGNEGEVMTDLLKRFEEQNKDIKVVLDQVPFKAINETLPVQVASGQGPDIARVVDIGGLSRYYLDMRPHLKDAAYWDQNFGPFLEWMRPPGDTQSIPGFMTQLTVTGPFVNKTLFEQAQVPMPGNKATWEDWAKATKDVAAKVQVPFPIALDRSGHRFYSLAMSQGTKVFGSNGEPEVVDEGFKRAAQLVYDWHASGVMSKELWGSVSGTAYRGAND; from the coding sequence ATGCGCGTATTCAAATCGCTCACATTGGCATTGCTGTCGGCCGCCGCGGTCGTGGGGGCTGCCCAGGCGCAGACCGCGACCCTCCGGATGACCTGGTATTCGGATGGCAACGAAGGCGAGGTGATGACCGATCTGCTCAAGCGCTTCGAAGAGCAGAACAAGGACATTAAGGTCGTTCTCGATCAGGTGCCGTTCAAGGCGATCAACGAGACCCTGCCGGTGCAGGTGGCCTCAGGGCAAGGACCGGATATCGCGCGCGTCGTCGATATCGGCGGTCTGTCGCGCTACTATCTCGACATGCGGCCGCATCTGAAGGACGCCGCCTACTGGGACCAGAATTTCGGTCCCTTCCTCGAATGGATGCGTCCCCCGGGCGATACACAGTCGATTCCCGGTTTCATGACGCAGCTCACGGTCACCGGTCCGTTCGTCAACAAGACCCTGTTCGAGCAGGCGCAGGTGCCGATGCCCGGCAACAAGGCGACCTGGGAGGATTGGGCCAAGGCGACGAAGGACGTGGCCGCCAAGGTGCAGGTGCCGTTCCCGATCGCGCTCGACCGGTCGGGCCACCGCTTCTACTCGCTGGCGATGTCGCAGGGCACCAAGGTCTTCGGCAGCAACGGCGAGCCCGAGGTCGTGGATGAGGGCTTCAAGCGGGCCGCCCAGCTTGTCTATGACTGGCATGCGTCCGGCGTGATGTCGAAGGAGCTGTGGGGCTCGGTCTCCGGCACGGCCTATCGCGGCGCCAACGACTAG